A genome region from Carassius auratus strain Wakin unplaced genomic scaffold, ASM336829v1 scaf_tig00030642, whole genome shotgun sequence includes the following:
- the LOC113080277 gene encoding multidrug and toxin extrusion protein 1-like produces the protein MNEPENTSRCQGCLTCFRFLPVHISREIVNLCSLALPVFLSYLFDYLIIFVSTVFCGHLGKVELDGVTLATAVISVMGIGIGYGLSAACDTLISQAFGAGNLHLVGLITQKAILILLLACLPCCAFLINTESILLLVGQSPEVARVSQLYVNIFLPGLPAAFVFIIEAKYLQNQGIIWPLVITGVVANLLNALINYIFLFVLDLGVPGSAAANTISQYSLAIILFIYIRCMGLHKDTWPGWSMDCLQEWDSFIHLAIPSMLMMCAEWWTYEIGGLLSGLISEVELGAQSVVYGLANIAYMFPIGFSVAGNVRVGNAMGAGDVAQAKLSAKLSMICAVSIAVVLATVVGSSRNVIGYIFTNDKDITMRVATVMVLFAPFHLLDATAAASGSIVKALGKQKIGAVCNLVGYYAVGFPIGISLMFAAKWGIFGLWTGLFISVFLQSVFLIALLLKLNWKKASEEAQIRAGVLTRGADDGAHEDGGYIEGCDANNTTDMDGVVIEETETLVATVRVQLPLSVLVLRRGLALATMLALLAAGLSVRFFLKR, from the exons ATGAACGAACCAGAAAACACATCCAGATGTCAAGGGTGCTTGACATGTTTTCGTTTTTTACCTGTACACATTTCAAGAGAAATTGTAAACTTATGCTCACTAGCTCTGCCTGTG TTTTTGTCCTATCTTTTCgactatttgattatttttgtaaGCACTGTGTTCTGTGGGCACCTGGGAAAAGTAGAGCTTGATGGTGTGACTCTTGCCACAGCT GTCATCAGTGTTATGGGTATTGGTATTGGTTATGGCTTGTCCGCAGCATGTGACACACTGATTTCTCAG GCTTTTGGAGCTGGTAACTTGCATCTAGTTGGTCTTATAACTCAGAAAGCCATTTTAATTCTGCTGCTCGCATGTTTGCCATGCTGTGCATTTCTTATCAATACAGAGTCAATATTACTGCTTGTAGGGCAAAGCCCAGAGGTTGCCAG AGTATCTCAGCTGTATGTGAACATATTTTTGCCTGGTCTTCCG GCTGCTTTCGTGTTCATTATTGAAGCAAAATATCTACAGAATCAG GGAATTATTTGGCCGCTGGTCATTACTGGCGTAGTGGCAAATCTCCTAAATGCTTTAATCAACTATATCTTCCTCTTTGTCCTGGACCTGGGTGTTCC TGGATCAGCAGCTGCTAATACAATCTCACAGTACAGTTTGGCGATCATATTGTTTATCTACATCCGATGCATGGGCCTTCATAAGGATACTTGGCCTG GTTGGTCGATGGACTGTTTGCAGGAGTGGGACTCATTCATCCATCTGGCCATTCCAAGTATGCTCATGATGTGTGCAGAGTGGTGGACTTATGAGATTGGAGGACTGCTGTCAG gTCTGATAAGTGAGGTGGAACTCGGAGCACAGTCAGTTGTGTATGGACTAGCGAATATTGCATATATG TTCCCTATAGGGTTCAGTGTAGCTGGCAATGTGAGGGTGGGCAATGCCATGGGAGCAGGAGATGTTGCCCAAGCCAAGCTCTCTGCCAAACTCTCTATGATTTGTGCAG tctcTATTGCAGTGGTTTTGGCAACTGTCGTTGGTTCCTCAAGGAATGTAATTGGTTATATCTTCACAAATGACAA AGACATCACAATGAGGGTTGCCACGGTAATGGTTTTATTCGCTCCTTTCCATCTTCTTGACGCCACAGCG GCAGCAAGTGGCAGTATAGTGAAAGCTCTGGGCAAGCAGAAGATTGGGGCAGTCTGCAACCTTGTTGGATATTATGCTGTTGGCTTTCCTATTGGAATATCCCTGATGTTTGCTGCGAAATGGGGAATTTTTG GTCTGTGGACTGGTCTGTTCATTTCCGTCTTTCTTCAGTCAGTGTTCCTCATCGCCCTTCTTCTCAAACTTAACTGGAAGAAAGCCTCTGAAGAG GCACAGATCAGGGCTGGTGTACTGACGAGAGGGGCGGATGATG GTGCGCATGAGGATGGCGGATATATTGAAGGCTGTGATGCGAATAATACCACAGACATGGATGGGGTAGTAATTGAGGAGACTGAAACACTAGTTGCTACAGTGAGGGTGCAGCTGCCATTGAGTGTGTTAGTGCTGCGCCGCGGTCTGGCTCTGGCAACTATGCTTGCGCTCCTAGCTGCTGGACTCTCCGTTAGGTTCTTTCTAAAGAGATGA